GCTCCAAGGAAGAGAAGTCCAAGAAGGACATCTTCACGGGTTTCTTGATCTTATAGACCCTATCCGCAGTAAGCAAGACCCAAGAGATATGCGTGCTGATGAGTTCCTCCGATCGTCTTCCGTTCGGGAGCTCTCCACCATCCACCAGTTGCTGTATCTCTGCTTCGGTCATGAAGTGGTATTGTTCTGGAGGTAGTCCAAAGCATCTTCGATCAATAATCCGATTTCCCGACCATCATTGCTCAAGCGTAGTAGTGACTGTTCCCAAGGCTCGTACTCTGTCTTCAATTTCTGATAGACCTGGAAATCCGCATCGCTATCGGGACGGGTTCGATCGACCCGCTCTTGGATGATCTCTTCAGGGGCGGTCAGTGCGATGACCTTGACCGGGATGCCCTTCTTTTGAGCCCAAACCAGATAGGGTCTGCGGTACTCCGACTTACTGAAGGTAGCATCCACGATTACCGAGCGACCTGCGTCCAATAGTTCTGTGACCTTTTCATGCATGGTCTGATAGACTCTCATGCGGTCTTCGTCACTGTACTCTGGATGTCCCTGAATCGATCTACGTATGCGGTCGCTGTTGAAATGCTCGATATT
This genomic window from Flavobacteriales bacterium contains:
- a CDS encoding AAA family ATPase codes for the protein MDEGGPILILVTGLPGSGKTYFADHLAERLNIEHFNSDRIRRSIQGHPEYSDEDRMRVYQTMHEKVTELLDAGRSVIVDATFSKSEYRRPYLVWAQKKGIPVKVIALTAPEEIIQERVDRTRPDSDADFQVYQKLKTEYEPWEQSLLRLSNDGREIGLLIEDALDYLQNNTTS